In Phaseolus vulgaris cultivar G19833 chromosome 10, P. vulgaris v2.0, whole genome shotgun sequence, a single genomic region encodes these proteins:
- the LOC137813343 gene encoding uncharacterized protein, with translation MSQHNKESDDDYNFSVCNSTVLSFTYNTTTTTFTYDLLLFVRVPYNHVSLDYVNATASYLDRRFASKPDEALVQGFSGLRMHFNGENVVHFTDDEISRLDKNHIAGLYNVTVRIWPSKMIKPEKRIGPAKTVVLCDIQVPHQSRVPCGWTTDD, from the coding sequence ATGTCTCAACACAATAAAGAATCAGACGATGATTACAACTTCTCCGTCTGCAACTCCACCGTGCTCAGCTTCACCTacaacaccaccaccaccaccttcaCCTACGACCTCCTTCTCTTTGTAAGAGTCCCCTACAACCACGTCTCCCTTGATTACGTCAACGCCACCGCATCGTACCTAGATAGAAGATTCGCTTCCAAACCTGACGAAGCTTTGGTGCAAGGTTTCAGCGGGTTGAGAATGCACTTCAATGGCGAGAATGTGGTGCATTTCACTGATGATGAGATTTCTAGGTTAGACAAGAACCACATCGCAGGGCTTTACAACGTCACTGTTCGAATATGGCCATCGAAGATGATCAAGCCTGAAAAGAGGATCGGGCCTGCAAAGACGGTGGTTCTATGTGATATACAAGTTCCTCATCAATCTAGGGTTCCATGTGGTTGGACCACAGATGATTAA